From a region of the Streptomyces venezuelae genome:
- a CDS encoding alkaline phosphatase D family protein, with protein MAGLRLGPLLRHIDWDTGRSATIWVEADRPCTAEVRCADGAGGSAPTFQVAGHHYALVPVTGLTPGATTAYEVLLDGRPVWPLPESGFPPSTITAPAVTGPGRPSPGLRVTFGSCRQAAPPAGRHGPHGADALDTLAARLAADPEAVRPDVLLLLGDQVYADALSRETRQWLAARRDLREPPGAQVADYEEYTRLYYESWLDPEIRWLLSTVPSLHIFDDHDVIDDWNTSAAWLAEMRATPWWRERVLSGLMSYWVYQHLGNLSPAELAADAVYEAVRQTPDGTDVLQAFASAADADPGTVRWSYRRDFGRTRLLMVDTRAARVLAEDGRAMLDPAEQQWLRENALAGHGGYDHLLIGSSLPWLMPPLIHDAETWNAALCRGERGPRWARIGEDLRRRSDLEHWAAFPASFAALTDLIEEVGTGPRAPATVCVLSGDVHHAYVAEPRIPTTARVFQLTCSPVHNSIHTAVKWGFRLGWSRTGRWLGRGFSLHGRTGRPPVNWRRTGGPWFGNQLMTLALSGRTARLRLDQARKKRGGAVLTTVLDRDLTAAE; from the coding sequence ATGGCCGGACTGCGTCTGGGGCCGCTGCTGCGCCACATCGACTGGGACACGGGCCGGTCGGCCACGATATGGGTCGAGGCGGACCGCCCGTGCACGGCCGAGGTGCGGTGCGCGGACGGGGCGGGTGGCAGTGCGCCCACCTTCCAGGTAGCCGGTCACCACTACGCACTGGTGCCGGTGACCGGCCTGACCCCGGGCGCGACCACGGCGTACGAGGTGCTGCTCGACGGCCGGCCGGTCTGGCCGCTGCCGGAGAGCGGTTTCCCGCCGAGCACGATCACCGCTCCGGCCGTGACGGGCCCGGGCCGGCCCTCGCCCGGGCTGCGCGTGACCTTCGGCTCCTGCCGGCAGGCTGCGCCGCCCGCGGGCCGGCACGGGCCGCACGGCGCGGACGCGCTCGACACCCTCGCGGCGCGGCTGGCCGCCGACCCGGAGGCGGTGCGCCCGGACGTCCTGCTGCTGCTCGGCGACCAGGTGTACGCGGACGCGCTGTCCCGGGAGACCCGGCAGTGGCTCGCGGCCCGGCGTGATCTGCGGGAACCGCCGGGTGCCCAGGTCGCGGACTACGAGGAGTACACCCGGCTCTACTACGAGTCCTGGCTCGACCCGGAGATCCGCTGGCTGCTGTCGACGGTCCCCAGCCTGCACATATTCGACGACCACGACGTCATCGACGACTGGAACACGAGCGCGGCCTGGCTGGCGGAGATGCGGGCGACGCCGTGGTGGCGTGAGCGGGTGCTCAGCGGGCTGATGTCGTACTGGGTGTACCAGCACCTGGGCAATCTCTCCCCCGCCGAGCTGGCCGCCGACGCGGTGTACGAGGCGGTACGGCAGACCCCCGACGGCACGGACGTGCTCCAGGCGTTCGCGTCCGCGGCGGATGCCGATCCGGGCACGGTGCGCTGGAGCTATCGTCGCGACTTCGGCCGGACCCGGCTGCTGATGGTGGACACCCGGGCGGCGCGGGTGCTGGCCGAGGACGGGCGGGCGATGCTCGATCCGGCGGAGCAGCAGTGGCTGCGGGAGAACGCTCTGGCCGGGCACGGTGGTTACGACCATCTGCTGATCGGCTCCTCGCTGCCCTGGCTGATGCCGCCGCTGATCCACGATGCCGAGACGTGGAACGCCGCGCTGTGCCGCGGGGAGCGGGGGCCGCGGTGGGCGCGGATCGGGGAGGATCTGCGCCGACGGAGCGATCTGGAGCACTGGGCGGCGTTCCCGGCCTCGTTCGCGGCCCTGACGGATCTGATCGAGGAGGTGGGGACGGGGCCGCGGGCGCCGGCGACGGTGTGCGTGCTGTCCGGGGACGTCCATCATGCGTATGTGGCCGAGCCTCGAATACCGACGACGGCGCGGGTGTTCCAGCTGACGTGCTCGCCGGTCCACAATTCCATCCACACGGCGGTGAAGTGGGGTTTCCGGCTGGGCTGGTCCCGGACGGGGCGGTGGCTGGGGCGCGGTTTCTCGCTGCACGGACGGACGGGGCGGCCGCCGGTGAACTGGCGGCGCACGGGTGGGCCCTGGTTCGGGAATCAGCTGATGACGCTGGCCCTGTCGGGGCGGACGGCGCGGCTGCGCCTGGACCAGGCGCGCAAGAAGCGTGGGGGCGCCGTGCTGACGACGGTGCTGGACCGGGATCTCACGGCGGCCGAGTAG
- a CDS encoding DedA family protein has protein sequence MFETLGSLTASPWIYALVALSIVLDVFLPVLPSGVLVITAAAAAAAAGAAGPMPVPEQVPDILLLLVIATTASVLGDMAAYRLARRGGARLDRAIARSRRLTRAHERLGTALARGGGALVVIARFAPAGRSVVSLGAGKTQRKVAEFLPWSVLAGMAWACYSVALGYFGTQWLGTQWLGTALSVVALFAAGALAAFLVRRPEAAAASA, from the coding sequence TTGTTTGAGACGCTGGGATCGCTGACCGCGAGCCCATGGATCTACGCCCTCGTGGCGCTCTCCATCGTGCTCGACGTCTTCCTCCCCGTGCTCCCGAGCGGGGTTCTGGTGATCACCGCGGCGGCGGCCGCGGCCGCCGCCGGGGCGGCCGGCCCGATGCCCGTACCCGAGCAGGTCCCGGACATCCTCCTGCTGCTCGTGATCGCCACGACCGCATCGGTGCTGGGCGACATGGCCGCGTACCGGCTGGCCCGGCGCGGCGGGGCCCGGCTGGACCGGGCCATCGCCCGCTCCCGCAGGCTGACCCGGGCCCACGAGCGCCTCGGCACGGCCCTGGCACGCGGTGGCGGCGCCCTGGTGGTCATCGCCCGCTTCGCCCCGGCGGGACGCTCGGTGGTGTCCCTGGGCGCGGGCAAGACCCAGCGCAAGGTGGCGGAGTTCCTGCCCTGGTCGGTCCTGGCGGGCATGGCCTGGGCCTGTTACAGCGTGGCCCTCGGCTACTTCGGTACGCAGTGGCTGGGCACCCAGTGGCTCGGCACCGCCCTCTCGGTGGTCGCCCTCTTCGCGGCGGGCGCCCTGGCCGCCTTCCTCGTACGCCGCCCGGAGGCGGCCGCGGCTTCCGCGTAG